AAGCGGTTGTACCCTTTTATTTATCCAAGCCCTTCTTGACAATACTAATCTTCGCGGCGCCCCCACCCCTAGGGGTGGGCGGGAGCCAACATCTCTCCGAAAGCCCACACTTTAATCTACATCCCCCCCCCGCCGCGGGGAAGGAAATAGGATGGAAGGGGCGCCCGCGTTGCCGTATACTATCCCCTCGGCGCACGGTCCGTCCCGGGAGGCCATCCGATGAAACGCTACTCGACGCTCCATCCGCTCGTGATGGCCTTCTACTCGCCGAAGATCTACCGCGACGTGGCGTACGCCTGGAGGGGCGCCTGCATCCTGTACCTGCTCATCCTCGTCGCGCTCGCGCAGGTGCCCGGGGCGCTGCGGTTCCATTTCCAGACGAAACGGTTCGTGCGCGAGGATGCCCCCGCCCTCGTCGCGCAGGTCCCCCGGATGCGTTTCTCCGGCGGGACACTCGCCGCGGAGGAGCCCGGTGTGCACCGGGTCGTCGACCCGAAGAGCGGGAGGCTCCTGGCCCTCTTCGACACGACCGGCGCCTCGCGGACGCCTGAGGAGACCCCCGCCCTGGCGCTCTTCACGGCGACGGAGGTGTCGATTCGGACCGGCGAACGCGAGACGGAGACATTCCCCTACTCGAAGAATCTCGCCTTCACGGTCACGCGGGAGCGGCTGACCCGT
This window of the Chlamydiota bacterium genome carries:
- a CDS encoding DUF1189 family protein; amino-acid sequence: MKRYSTLHPLVMAFYSPKIYRDVAYAWRGACILYLLILVALAQVPGALRFHFQTKRFVREDAPALVAQVPRMRFSGGTLAAEEPGVHRVVDPKSGRLLALFDTTGASRTPEETPALALFTATEVSIRTGERETETFPYSKNLAFTVTRERLTRFLDLYASYAAAALYPVAVALAMAFRVAQALLLSLAGLLLARWMRLRLPYAAIVRLSVASMTPAIVLGAACAAAGAVIRFEVVVSAALTLGYLAAALRFCKREG